GTTGGTACAGAGGTTGTCAATGATCCCGCTTTCTTAGTCACCCGCAACATGGAGGACTTCGTCACCTGGGTTGACTCCAGTAAGATCAAGCGCAACATCTTGCGTTACCGCGAGAAGCTGgatgactttgatcttcTATGATCGACTCTtttacaaaaaaaaagcatttTGGGTTTTTGTTCTGATATCCCCGGCGCTTGTGCATTGTGGCCTGTTTTAGGTTTGGCGTATTGATGTTTCTTGAAATGATATCTCATGTCCGAAGTTCTCTGGATAATTCAATATGGACACGGATACTACCTATGTTCTCTAGAAATGTAGAGAGTCAACTGCTGTATACCTTCAATCGCGTACTGTATGGTGGCTTTAAACCCGCTATTACTATTTACTTCACACTTCATTATCAGTCCAACTGTATCTACCCAGAGAGCGAAAACCGACCCACAAGTGAGCCGGCATTGCATTTATTGTAACGGACTGTTGTGGGACCTGAATCGGTCAAGCAAGTGAGCTGTACCTGGCATTTTTCCATCTACTGTCTCAGAATATCTGGAACCGAGGGCCGTCGTACCCCACTGGAATGTGGCGATATTCGAGATGAGTCACAGTGATCATTTGAAACCCTCGTCACCATGATCCATTCTAGCTTCCACCCTTgcaaaaagatcaaaatgGTGCTATGGACCGACAATCCGGGCTCATCGTATTGACAGCCGCCATCTGTGCGTGACACCTTGATGGCCTGGCTGGATAAAAGGTGCGCTTTCCCAATTTCTCATCTGTCGACGCATTTGAGGTCTATCTAGGCCGGGCAAAAGAAACTAGCGCGAAGTTTAAAGAGGGCAACTGTGATACACGGGGCGACGAATCTCGAATATGGCGCGACGTTGAGTctgatgatgttgatgcggACTCAACTTCTGGCTATTGAGTCACAACACATGTTGATTGGATGCCTCTGTCGGATATGAACCTAATTGAATTTTCGTTTTTTTGCTAAAAATGCAACTCTGAACCCGATGATCGTTTTTCAAAGCCACGCCAGTCCATGCCTAGTGAGTAGGGCCCTCGGATGATGATCGGTGAGTGGATCAGAGTGCTCAGGTGATGATCAGGCGATGCTTCGCGAGGCAAAGCATTGCGCCCATGAGGTGATCTAGGCAATGACTAGTGGTTTTCGAAGTCGAGGCACTCAAGAGGCGTGCGCACTTTTGCTCAGTGGTCAAAGAGCAGCAAGAGGTACGATGAGCACTAAAAACAGAAAAGGAATAATTTCACATGCCCGATATTAGCTGTCACATGTGTAACGGAGGTTAAATACAGCGTTCCAATAATAATGAAGGGTATCTCAGTCTTTTAACAACGACAGGAGCAATGCACCGAAAACAAAAGGGACTGGAGGTAAGAATAGGCCAAGGAGTGAAACCACCCGGACACGAAATATGTTGAACAGCGGAATGGGAGCCCCTGGATGCAAGGTTAGATCATCACGAGGGATCAGGGTATCATAGGAAAAGCAGTGGCGGCAGTGTAGTTTTTGAGAGCAGCACCTGTGCTATGCTCTGTGGGGGTGACAAAGGGGATCGTGAAAAATGGTGGAGAAACCAAGTCGGGACCAAAAATTTAGGTATTAGGAAGAGGTGAAGGTTTTGAAAGAAGACCCGTCCAACGTCTTCGAGCGCCATCGGAGGAATTTGAATTCGAGCTGGAGGTCGAGGTCGAGGTCTTGCCTAGGAAATCCAGAAGTTGGGTCTCTGATTTTCCCTGGTGCGAATCCGGTTCTGGCTCCTCATCTTCAGGGATATCCATACGGAACCGACGCACGCTGCCTTCGCACTCCGTCTTGCCTTCTTCGAAGAAGGGAGTGCGCGAGTCGCGGGACTGGAAGCAACGCGGTGCGACGCGGCGCCAGAGACCCCGGAAACCACTGCTTGCCCGATCAATTTTCTCGTACTCACGCCGCCGGGTATCGGGTGAGGTCCATTCCATTACTGTCACCGGGACGTGGATGGACGTGGACGGGGGGCTATGGTGGGGGTTGGTGGGCAAGGTGTTTGATCGATCTCTTGGTTTGACAAAGTGCGGTGCGCTTGTCGAGATGAGCGAATGAGACTCTGGCTCACAGCGGAAGCTGGAATGTAAAGGTGCGATTGGGGAAGAGGGTGCCGAATTGCCTTTATCTGTTAACATGCGCCTCTCGCGCTGAGATCTATAAGTGGCTGATGCTGCTCGATGTAGAGTAGGTCTTGTCTCGGTCGAGGATCTGTTCGATCCATCGCCTTGGAACAGCCGACATGACTCCCGGTGTAGAGCTAATAGTGATTCCCGCTTGTCCTGCACGGAACTGCAACGTGATGTGACAGGCACAATGGCGGCGTTGGGCATAGCCCGGCGCGGTGAGTGGACAGAACTGCGACGGCTGTTAGGTCGCGATCGCCCGGTGCTGCGGGAGGCCGAACGAGAGAGACTGATCGAAGTAGATGTCGACGTTTGTGATTCTCGACGGTCAGGCCCGTTTCCCGGCGGGTCGATCCTTTTCACCTTAGGGGTCATCTCCGATGGGGATATTGGGGATAGGGTAGGTGATTTGCATCCCTGGCGCTTTGAGATGGTGGGCTCGCACTTGGAGATAGCCAGAGATGGCTCAAGGGCCAGACATGTGACGGAAGCCATTTCCCTGTCAGCAGGAAACTTTGATCATAGGCCAATTTAGGCAAGTCCCCCCGATCCAAAATCCAATTTTATATCTCGAGAGGGAGTTCATGTAAAATAGGATTAGGGCTCAAATGTAGAAACACGAGAGGTCAACTCCATCTTAAATGACATGGGGTGTGAAACACAAAAATTAGTTCAATATGACTGTGACAAGCAAATCTCTTTCATTTTACTATTTAAACACGCGCACACCGCTCCTCATTTATTTTAGcggggtggggggggggggggggggacgtCTAGAATGTCTAGCGATGATCGCCTTCTGAAGGCGCTTACCCTGCAGGTAGCTGCCGTTTCAAATGCAGGGGCTTTGTAAAACAGAGCATGGGGTTAAATACTCTATGGTCACGTATAGGAGGCCATGAAGACCTTACGACTCATCAGCTATAAAGAGACACCCTACCATTCACCACTTATGCCACTGTCGAAACTCTGGACGATCAAGATCGAATTTGGAGAAGATCCGTCAAGATCATgctaacttttttttttaactacACTAGTTCTAACTACACCAACTAGGACGTAGACTAGCCTGGGATGGAGACTGCACCCTGCATGTGCGTGTTGGGACACCGCTAAACGCTAGTCTCAACGATCTGCTAAAGGACGGAATCCTTTGATTTAGAAGCGAAATCCAAAATCTCATAATTGAAATACATCCCCTAGTGATCTTCCAATCTCTAGTTTAAAGAGAATAAAGGAACTCGGGATTCTCCCGATCGGTTAAATCAAGGAACCTACGAAAGTGAGCAAGATCGTAGATGCTGTCATATGACTACAGAGTACTGACTCTTGATTCTCGAGTCTCACATACTCCGATTGGGCAGTGAAACGGATCTTCCTCCGATTCTCTCGGCGATACCACATCCAGACCCCGACCAATAGGAATAGACAAACGCCCCAGCAGACGATGATAGTCACCTCGGCGGGGACATAGCGGGGGGCATCCTTCGGACGGAAGGTTTGTGGGCCTAGAAGTGATTAGCGTGCTCGCCACGTTTTACCCCTGATCTCATTGAgtattttttttggggggggggaatttACCGATAATATTTCCAATACAATATCCAATCAAATATAAAGCTGCCACCGTCGTTTTCTTGGTATATCCCGCAACATTGGAAGAAATCAGTGACAGCAATGCCACGAAAGGGGTCGGGCTGGCTTGTGTGAGGTAATAACCGATCAAACGACCGACATGGTTCGACAAGGGCAGGGCGACAATGAGCAGCATTCCCACGATTGCAGCCACTAGCCCACCCAAACTGGCAAGGATGCGCTGCCCGGTGATATGTCCGACATAGCCGTTGAGCAGCAGAGCAACGATTTCCACTGCCCCGCCGGGGACACCGAGGATTAAACTCTCTTTCGCGTTGTAGCCGAAGCTTGTAATCTGGTGGACTGGTCAGCACGCTTAGGATTGTCAAGTCATGATTGGTTAACCATCAACATACCATCTGACTGAAGAAGTTGGAGATACCCCCGTTCGGAATGTCAGCAATCAAGGCATAAAAGAAGAAAGCCCATGTCATCGGATCCCAAAGCGCTTCCTGGACCTGATAGAGCTTAAAATGCTTATTGCCAATGCCTTGTTGGTTGACCCGCACACGGGCAACGGCCAAGATACGATCTTCTTTGGTTAACCAGTGTGCATTGAGTTGGTTGTCGGGCACAATCCAAAGGAAAACCAGTCCCAGGCAGATGGTGAGGAGGCCAGTGACGAGGAAAATGATCTTCCAGGGATCGACGGAGGACCCATGTCTCTCGGCACCGACAGCGATGCCGTACGCGACTACTCCACCGAAGACCTGGCCCACGCCGTTGAAGCTGAACCAGATGTTGACACGGCTGCCTTGTTCTTGTTTTGTGTACCACTGTTTAGGATTAAGCTCAACTCATGGTATCTAGCAAATTACCTGTAATTATTGGTTCGCAGCAGGAACAGGGGTACGAACAGGGGTGCGAACAGGGGTAGCAACAGGGGTAGCAACAGGGGTAGCTTTCATACCTGAGAGGTTAAGAGTGCAAAGCCCGGCGTCACAGCGGCTTCAAATACACCGAGCATAAAGCGGATAGCGATTGCACCGGAGTAGGTTTTCACCGCGGCGAAACAGCTGAGGATCAGTCCCCAGATCAAGATGCAGGCTGCAGAGTATTTTCCTAATGGGAGACGCTGAAGGAGGCGGTTGGTAGGGTATTCCCATGCAAGATATCCTATACCGAATAACCATTAGTTTCCAATGCGCCTGAAGAAAAATCCAAttcagaaaagaaaagcgaAGACGGAACAGACCAAAGTAGAACAAACTCCCGAGCCACTGATACTGGTCTCCCTCAAGATCTAGATCCTGCTTCAGACCCATGACACTTGCATAGGAGAGAGTGGTTTCTATAATTTGGATCACACATTAACACTGCGAGTTGAAAAAACAGCCACTAGAATAGAGCATGCAAGTGAAATCGCTCCTGCCTTGCTGCGATTGGGAACGAACTGGAGGAAAGGGATGCACACATACTGTCTAGATAATTCATGCCATAGATAAAACACATGATAGGCATCATATGCCAATCGATGATCCTTAACAAGCGGCGATTAGTGGCCTCATCTAGCTCGATAGTTTCACCCTGAAGATCGCCCAAGACATTCAGAGCCTCATCGGCGTCGTGTGCATGCTTCTCTATCGTGGGATCCACATTTTTTAACCTGTCCACGTCGAGGCCGTTATCAACGCGAGATGAAAGGCCGATGGACTTTTCCTCTGCGGCCATGGTTTCTGTTCTATAAAgtagagagaaaaaggatgCGGTGAGGATGGATCAAGAGCAGACAAGGTCACACAGAACAAACCTAAGCTCTCGCCAAGTTACCGGTAGTGCAACTATAGGGAATACCAAGGCAACATACAGAAAGGGTTCAAAAGAACAACCCCAACCAGGCGGGCGTAGATAAATATCGTAAAGTAGAGTAAGGGCGAGAACTCCGCACGCCCGATGGTTATATAGAGCGATCTTAGCTGAAGACTAAATAGGTTACTATATCCTGTACCTTGTACCTCCAAACAAACCCGGTCAGCTGCACTGCACCTGCTGTTATCTCGACAGTGTTCACTCGACATTCCTCCTATTAAGCGATGCAAACACATGCAGC
The nucleotide sequence above comes from Penicillium digitatum chromosome 1, complete sequence. Encoded proteins:
- a CDS encoding MFS allantoate transporter, putative, translated to MAAEEKSIGLSSRVDNGLDVDRLKNVDPTIEKHAHDADEALNVLGDLQGETIELDEATNRRLLRIIDWHMMPIMCFIYGMNYLDKTTLSYASVMGLKQDLDLEGDQYQWLGSLFYFGYLAWEYPTNRLLQRLPLGKYSAACILIWGLILSCFAAVKTYSGAIAIRFMLGVFEAAVTPGFALLTSQWYTKQEQGSRVNIWFSFNGVGQVFGGVVAYGIAVGAERHGSSVDPWKIIFLVTGLLTICLGLVFLWIVPDNQLNAHWLTKEDRILAVARVRVNQQGIGNKHFKLYQVQEALWDPMTWAFFFYALIADIPNGGISNFFSQMITSFGYNAKESLILGVPGGAVEIVALLLNGYVGHITGQRILASLGGLVAAIVGMLLIVALPLSNHVGRLIGYYLTQASPTPFVALLSLISSNVAGYTKKTTVAALYLIGYCIGNIIGPQTFRPKDAPRYVPAEVTIIVCWGVCLFLLVGVWMWYRRENRRKIRFTAQSEYVRLENQEFLDLTDRENPEFLYSL